One window of Mauremys mutica isolate MM-2020 ecotype Southern chromosome 20, ASM2049712v1, whole genome shotgun sequence genomic DNA carries:
- the LOC123353389 gene encoding uncharacterized protein LOC123353389 isoform X2, translated as MAGKMLHEMGEEEEEEEGEPHQVVPGNITADGCSGLAVKEISGDGAHQELWTPFTSNTEEQLESRMSELGSISHSFKIEGKTTPPFSRPEHPENSSGDSESYCLLDEDSILSDSAVSTGYFPCYRTYGELPRYQPSHSASSQPGNAEGRAGSSCDASVQCSGCSEEDPKVSDTRASDTTQSSKDRGETLTCETVPSNPNAPSGGPLAEGNRHRPSGKEFEGQKDRDSSQQHLALETQRGFGPEVSENLKEPEDTLTKEAASELLVPGGTPSLSLGKDSGQLPGTEPQSSLLPSKGKVPTSLHSAATTKKLSPKKQQKQCRKEEEEEVRRAKLAPLLGPGDAVPGRKRGSRFPCGHSPETGHCEIEASGSGQEGGHGKLSPRSCPTTSGNCTGEEPRSTPSQLSLRSLGNWVRKIFRRSSTVKPQAASSWGTEEARGQVGSRLRWWISRRRNRIHPH; from the exons ATGGCAGGAAAGATG CTGCATGAGATgggtgaggaagaagaggaggaggaaggggaaccACACCAAGTTGTCCCAGGCAACATCACTGCAGATGGATGTTCAGGGCTGGCAGTGAAGGAGATTTCTGGTGATGGTGCACACCAGGAGCTTTGGACGCCATTCACGAGCAATACAGAGGAACAGCTGGAGTCCCGAATGAGTGAG CTGGGCTCGATCTCACACAGTTTCAAGATAGAGGGTAAAACCACCCCTCCGTTCTCCAGGCCAGAACACCCTGAGAACAGCTCTGGGGACTCGGAGAGCTACTGCCTCTTAGATGAGGATTCCATCCTGAGCGACTCCGCTGTCTCCACCGGCTACTTCCCCTGCTACAGAACGTATGGCGAGCTCCCACGCTACCAGCCGTCCCACAGTGCCAGTTCTCAACCAGGCAACGCAGAAGGGCGGGCAGGAAGCAGCTGTGATGCCAGCGTCCAATGCAGCGGGTGCTCCGAGGAGGACCCGAAGGTCTCAGATACAAGAGCCAGTGACACCACTCAGAGCTCCAAGGATCGAGGTGAAACATTGACCTGTGAGACCGTACCCAGCAATCCCAACGCACCAAGCGGGGGACCACTGGCTGAAGGCAACAGACACAGACCATCTGGGAAGGAATTTGAAGGTCAAAAGGACAGAGATTCTAGTCAGCAGCATCTAGCATTGGAGACACAAAGGGGATTTGGTCCAGAGGTGAGTGAAAACCTGAAGGAGCCTGAAGACACCCTCACAAAGGAGGCTGCCTCTGAGTTACTCGTGCCGGGGGGCACACCCTCATTGTCTCTGGGGAAAGACTCGGGAcagctgccagggacagagcCTCAGAGCAGCCTGTTGCCCAGCAAAGGCAAAGTGCCCACATCATTACACTCTGCAGCCACCACCAAAAAATTGTCCCCAAAGAAACAGCAAAAGCAatgcaggaaggaggaggaggaggaggtccgCCGTGCAAAGCTCGCCCCACTGCTGGGCCCAGGGGATGCAGTGCCCGGGCGGAAAAGAGGCTCTCGGTTTCCATGTGGGCACAGCCCAGAGACGGGGCACTGTGAG ATTGAAGCATCAGGAAGTGGACAGGAAGGAGGGCACGGGAAGCTCTCACCACGCTCTTGTCCCACAACCTCTGGCAACTGCACCGGTGAAGAGCCAcgatccaccccctcccagctcagCCTGCGCTCCTTGGGAAACTGGGTACGAAAGatcttcaggaggtcatctacggTGAAGCCACAGGCCGCCAGCAGCtgggggacagaggaggccaGGGGACAAGTGGGCAGTAGGCTGAGatggtggatctcccgcaggcggaACCGCATTCACCCCCATTAA
- the LOC123353389 gene encoding uncharacterized protein LOC123353389 isoform X1 — MAGKMFPEILIGDSEDTFKKPPTGKNIFRTRRDVRLISPLSADEESHQSNSLADSVERRELHEMGEEEEEEEGEPHQVVPGNITADGCSGLAVKEISGDGAHQELWTPFTSNTEEQLESRMSELGSISHSFKIEGKTTPPFSRPEHPENSSGDSESYCLLDEDSILSDSAVSTGYFPCYRTYGELPRYQPSHSASSQPGNAEGRAGSSCDASVQCSGCSEEDPKVSDTRASDTTQSSKDRGETLTCETVPSNPNAPSGGPLAEGNRHRPSGKEFEGQKDRDSSQQHLALETQRGFGPEVSENLKEPEDTLTKEAASELLVPGGTPSLSLGKDSGQLPGTEPQSSLLPSKGKVPTSLHSAATTKKLSPKKQQKQCRKEEEEEVRRAKLAPLLGPGDAVPGRKRGSRFPCGHSPETGHCEIEASGSGQEGGHGKLSPRSCPTTSGNCTGEEPRSTPSQLSLRSLGNWVRKIFRRSSTVKPQAASSWGTEEARGQVGSRLRWWISRRRNRIHPH, encoded by the exons ATGGCAGGAAAGATG TTCCCTGAAATATTAATAGGTGACTCTGAGGACACTTTCAAGAAACCACCAACTGGAAAAAACATCTTTCGTACCAGAAGGGATGTGAGGTTGATAAGCCCATTAAGTGCAGATGAAGAATCCCATCAGAGTAACAGTCTAGCAGACTCTGTGGAGAGAAGAGAG CTGCATGAGATgggtgaggaagaagaggaggaggaaggggaaccACACCAAGTTGTCCCAGGCAACATCACTGCAGATGGATGTTCAGGGCTGGCAGTGAAGGAGATTTCTGGTGATGGTGCACACCAGGAGCTTTGGACGCCATTCACGAGCAATACAGAGGAACAGCTGGAGTCCCGAATGAGTGAG CTGGGCTCGATCTCACACAGTTTCAAGATAGAGGGTAAAACCACCCCTCCGTTCTCCAGGCCAGAACACCCTGAGAACAGCTCTGGGGACTCGGAGAGCTACTGCCTCTTAGATGAGGATTCCATCCTGAGCGACTCCGCTGTCTCCACCGGCTACTTCCCCTGCTACAGAACGTATGGCGAGCTCCCACGCTACCAGCCGTCCCACAGTGCCAGTTCTCAACCAGGCAACGCAGAAGGGCGGGCAGGAAGCAGCTGTGATGCCAGCGTCCAATGCAGCGGGTGCTCCGAGGAGGACCCGAAGGTCTCAGATACAAGAGCCAGTGACACCACTCAGAGCTCCAAGGATCGAGGTGAAACATTGACCTGTGAGACCGTACCCAGCAATCCCAACGCACCAAGCGGGGGACCACTGGCTGAAGGCAACAGACACAGACCATCTGGGAAGGAATTTGAAGGTCAAAAGGACAGAGATTCTAGTCAGCAGCATCTAGCATTGGAGACACAAAGGGGATTTGGTCCAGAGGTGAGTGAAAACCTGAAGGAGCCTGAAGACACCCTCACAAAGGAGGCTGCCTCTGAGTTACTCGTGCCGGGGGGCACACCCTCATTGTCTCTGGGGAAAGACTCGGGAcagctgccagggacagagcCTCAGAGCAGCCTGTTGCCCAGCAAAGGCAAAGTGCCCACATCATTACACTCTGCAGCCACCACCAAAAAATTGTCCCCAAAGAAACAGCAAAAGCAatgcaggaaggaggaggaggaggaggtccgCCGTGCAAAGCTCGCCCCACTGCTGGGCCCAGGGGATGCAGTGCCCGGGCGGAAAAGAGGCTCTCGGTTTCCATGTGGGCACAGCCCAGAGACGGGGCACTGTGAG ATTGAAGCATCAGGAAGTGGACAGGAAGGAGGGCACGGGAAGCTCTCACCACGCTCTTGTCCCACAACCTCTGGCAACTGCACCGGTGAAGAGCCAcgatccaccccctcccagctcagCCTGCGCTCCTTGGGAAACTGGGTACGAAAGatcttcaggaggtcatctacggTGAAGCCACAGGCCGCCAGCAGCtgggggacagaggaggccaGGGGACAAGTGGGCAGTAGGCTGAGatggtggatctcccgcaggcggaACCGCATTCACCCCCATTAA